One segment of Argiope bruennichi chromosome 11, qqArgBrue1.1, whole genome shotgun sequence DNA contains the following:
- the LOC129957050 gene encoding uncharacterized protein LOC129957050 gives MSFPDNNNFSSELNVDDSYTGAVSTGLENMDKCKILEEDFCDAARIDALKEISKNTDICTDEKDMDSNSKVLNNNYCCEENCVKSDKDYFNEHSLKDVQNFVTLKNVFNLSPDFLLAPNESVLIADEFNSSSINSNDCSDLHFLEKMDCLLKSETTPFHPEIANFIQELLLEMEALLNSLKSGVNSVSDPVALSYITRCQTIRKYLEKILLLEFKKLEERKIEKQNFEEYTFCMKSSALKQDKLIHSLLEQVNSCVNENKSLHERLCFLKDKLQSFGLLKPEGNDEFKSYSEIVNQISDIDEIFEDNINLDNHHNNDIPNNYLEFLQIFKTSSANLQTLSIQARNLQLLSDSSHKLNDNLISRVQDQEFQMKGIAKQLEQAHNLLAAMKKQHQRLQSAENIVKYDLQEKRRFLNKLKQQLEATRENCDLVRMKNSKSEAEWQDLRREFVERNKQTSEESDFIDDRGEESCFIDDIGEENVLVDDNIENNGLIDQCITVESCVVVNNVNESVPNKEVSVSNSDTESRYELKRNRLQLLEEQCKLLYTNLKNKSNRGKELDTRLESWCKAIENSPIKASKKNNLSVILNANKEYKDDPDQVATENINIDFNSDVDSPLSSPEIESFDSDSCSCIQHDSSTISKELFSLESLKTDELLSSKINDLDSNKLSFEREEQQSVASDPLSVELYGNCDSKTVDCVQDSAYFESVDSLEKNEKCQLENCDSEEMLTQTKDNGHISSTEN, from the exons CTTAATGTTGATGACTCATATACTGGTGCTGTTTCAACTGGATTAGAAAACATGGAT aaGTGTAAAATTTTAGAGGAAGATTTTTGTGATGCTGCTCGTATAGACGCTTTGAAGGAG atttcaaaaaatactgatatttgcACAGATGAAAAAGATATGGATTCCAACTCCAAAGTGCTGAACAATAATTACTGTTGTGAAGAAAATTGTGTTAAAAGTGACAAGGATTATTTTAATGAACACAGTCTTAAGGATGTGCAAAACTTTGTCaccttaaaaaatgttttcaatcttTCACCTGATTTTCTTCTGGCTCCGAATGAATCAGTATTAATAGCTGATGAGTTTAATTCAAGTTCTATAAATAGTAATGATTGTTCAGATTtacattttttggaaaagatGGATTGCCTTCTGAAAAGTGAAACTACTCCTTTTCATCCAGAAATTGCAAATTTCATTCAGGAGCTGCTTTTGGAAATGGAAGCTCTTTTAAACAGTTTAAAGAGTGGTGTGAATTCTGTAAGTGATCCTGTGGCTTTGTCATATATTACACGTTGCCAAACTATtagaaaatatctagaaaaaattctccttttggaatttaaaaagcTAGAGGAGcgtaaaatagaaaagcaaaattttgaagaatatacaTTTTGCATGAAATCATCTGctttaaaacaagataaattaattcattctctTTTAGAGCAAGTTAATTCATGTGTAAATGAGAACAAAAGCCTTCATGAGCgactttgttttttaaaagacaaattgcAATCCTTTGGTCTATTAAAACCTGAAGGCAATGATGAGTTTAAAAGCTATTCTGAAATAGTGAACCAGATTTCAGATATTGATGAGATTTTTGAAGACAATATTAATTTGGATAATCATCACAACAATGATAtaccaaataattatttggaatttttgcaaatttttaaaacttcatcagCCAATTTACAAACTCTGAGTATACAGGCTAGAAATTTACAACTATTGTCAGATTCCTcacataaattaaatgataatttaatatctaGGGTTCAAGATcaagaatttcaaatgaaaggtATAGCTAAACAATTAGAACAAGCTCACAATCTTCTGGCAGCTATGAAGAAACAGCACCAGAGACTGCAATCTGCAGAAAACATTGTCAAATATGATCTCCAAGAAAAGCGTCGATTTTTAAACAAACTAAAACAGCAGTTGGAGGCAACTCGAGAGAATTGTGATCTTGTTAGAATGAAGAATTCCAAGTCAGAAGCAGAATGGCAAGATTTAAGGAGAGAATTTGTGGAAAGGAATAAACAGACTAGTGAAGAAAGTGATTTTATTGATGACAGAGGTGAAGAAAGTTGTTTTATTGATGATATTGGTGAAGAAAATGTTTTGGTTGATGATAACATTGAAAATAATGGTCTTATTGATCAATGTATAACTGTTGAAAGCTGTGTTGTTGTTAATAATGTTAATGAAAGTGTTCCTAATAAGGAAGTTTCTGTTAGCAACAGTGATACTGAATCAAGATATGAACTGAAAAGGAATCGCCTTCAGCTTTTAGAAGAACAGTGCAAATTACTTTacactaatttaaaaaacaagtctAATAGAGGGAAAGAACTTGATACACGTCTAGAATCTTGGTGTAAAGCCATTGAAAATTCTCCTATTAAAGCctctaaaaagaataatttgtcaGTGATCTTGAATGCTAACAAAGAATATAAAGATGACCCAGATCAAGTTGCAACTGAAAACATAAACATTGATTTTAATAGTGATGTTGATAGCCCATTATCATCACCTGAGATTGAGAGCTTTGACTCAGACAGTTGTTCGTGTATTCAGCATGATTCCAGtacaatttcaaaagaattgttttctttaGAGTCTTTAAAAACAGATGAGTTGTTATCTTCTAAAATCAATGATTTGGATAGTAATAAGCTTTCTTTTGAACGTGAAGAACAACAGAGTGTTGCTTCTGACCCATTGTCAGTAGAACTTTATGGTAATTGTGACTCCAAAACTGTAGACTGTGTTCAGGACAGTGCTTATTTTGAATCTGTGGACTCacttgaaaaaaatgagaaatgccaATTGGAAAACTGTGATTCTGAAGAGATGTTAACTCAAACAAAAGATAATGGACATATTAGTTCTACTGAAAATTaa